Proteins from a genomic interval of Chroococcidiopsis thermalis PCC 7203:
- a CDS encoding valine--pyruvate transaminase has product MNPALTKIGAQMSHLTGVRAIMKDIIETLQAGAGKEFINLSAGNPLILPEVEQLWRDCTAQLLASSDYGEVVCRYGSSQGYAPLISAIASDFNRRYGLNLSDRNILITPGSQTLYFYAANAFGGYCLDGELRQIVLPLSPDYTGYGGVSLAPEALIAYKPALDIDAAAHRFKYRPDFSQLKINEETGCVIFSRPCNPTGNVLTDEEVKKIAALAAPYNVPVIIDSAYAPPFPALNFTEMSPVFGDNILHCMSLSKAGLPGERIGVAIGDEKLIQILESFQTNMCIHPSRYGQAIAALAINSGALAEISSNVIRPFYRQKFEVLESTLEQAMPDIPWFLHRGEGAIFAWLWLKDLPLTDWEFYQQLKQENVIVVPGSSFFPGLHEDWIHKQQCLRISLTASNEEIAVGMQRLAKVAEQVYAKSKVKS; this is encoded by the coding sequence ATGAACCCTGCCCTAACGAAAATTGGCGCTCAAATGTCCCACCTAACGGGGGTGCGAGCAATTATGAAAGATATTATTGAAACGCTGCAAGCAGGTGCAGGTAAGGAGTTTATTAATTTAAGTGCGGGAAATCCGCTGATTTTGCCGGAGGTAGAGCAGTTATGGCGAGACTGTACGGCGCAGTTGTTAGCCAGTTCTGACTATGGCGAAGTCGTCTGTCGTTATGGATCGAGTCAGGGGTACGCGCCACTGATTAGCGCGATCGCATCTGATTTCAATCGCCGCTACGGGTTAAACTTAAGCGATCGCAATATCCTGATTACGCCTGGTAGTCAAACTCTCTATTTCTACGCTGCAAATGCTTTTGGTGGTTACTGTCTCGATGGTGAGTTAAGGCAGATCGTTCTACCCCTAAGTCCAGATTACACGGGTTATGGTGGCGTAAGTCTTGCCCCAGAAGCGTTAATTGCCTATAAGCCTGCACTAGATATCGATGCAGCCGCCCATAGATTCAAATATCGCCCCGATTTCAGTCAACTTAAAATTAACGAAGAGACGGGATGCGTCATATTTTCTCGTCCCTGCAATCCTACGGGTAACGTTTTGACGGATGAGGAAGTCAAGAAAATTGCAGCTTTGGCTGCACCTTATAACGTTCCAGTTATTATCGACTCTGCCTATGCGCCTCCCTTTCCAGCTTTGAATTTTACGGAAATGTCTCCTGTATTTGGTGACAACATTCTCCATTGCATGAGTTTATCCAAAGCCGGATTGCCAGGTGAAAGAATTGGAGTGGCGATCGGAGATGAAAAATTAATTCAAATTCTGGAATCGTTTCAGACAAATATGTGCATCCATCCGTCACGTTACGGACAGGCGATCGCGGCTTTAGCGATTAATTCTGGTGCTTTAGCAGAAATTTCTAGCAATGTTATTCGACCTTTTTATCGGCAAAAGTTTGAGGTATTAGAATCTACTTTAGAACAGGCGATGCCTGATATACCTTGGTTTTTGCATCGTGGCGAAGGAGCAATTTTTGCTTGGTTATGGTTAAAAGATTTACCTTTAACCGATTGGGAATTTTATCAACAACTCAAACAAGAAAATGTCATTGTCGTTCCTGGTAGTTCCTTCTTCCCTGGTTTGCACGAAGATTGGATTCACAAACAGCAATGTTTGCGGATTAGTCTGACTGCTAGCAATGAAGAAATTGCAGTGGGAATGCAGCGACTCGCAAAAGTAGCAGAACAGGTTTATGCAAAGTCAAAAGTTAAAAGTTAA
- the glgP gene encoding alpha-glucan family phosphorylase, whose product MTNKSAIAPAQKLSEKLPLPLKRLADLAYNYWWSWTSERVFLFQNISPEAWERYGHNPVAVLESASYERLTQLAEDPFYIKHLSQVVAEFDAYMNQQDTWVSRVAPQISWQNPIAYFCAEFGIHESLPVYSGGLGILAGDHLKSASDLGVPLIGVGLLYRQGYFRQRLNRSGWQEDYYIDNVFQQMPLELMLNERGEALTIALQVRQRMVKVQIWRTQVGRVSLYLLDTDREDNDPIDRWLTGHLYGGNQDTRIAQEVVLGIGGVKALTALGIQPSIHHLNEGHAAFCTLEIAWQEMERTGKPFYDVEASVRNRCVFTTHTPVPAGHDVFSPDLMDSHFAQYWAQLRLSREQFLALGAKRLGDPWEPFGMTVLALRMCRAANGVSELHGRVSRQMWTALYPDRPENRVPIGHITNGVHAPTWTAPLMADLYTQYLGTDWQTRAIDPAMWADVDRIPDAELWQRHQVLKERLIAFTRYRIKKARTDRGEVGDRIHAADLLLDPNALTIGFARRFSQYKRGNLLLRDAERALKIFGNAQRPVQIVFAGKAHPADEEGKRIIQKLMEWCQHSAIQHRVAFIEDYDIYVAQKLVQGVDVWLNNPRRPLEASGTSGQKVCFNGGINCSVLDGWWCEGYQVGMDGKGINGWAIGEDAHTSNQELQDRIDSESLYKLLEEEIAPLYYDRDNNGIPHRWIQMMKASIKTNAPLFNTDRMIADYVTRIYAPGCSTISTPSLAQVIV is encoded by the coding sequence ATGACGAATAAATCTGCGATCGCCCCAGCACAAAAGCTGAGCGAAAAACTACCCCTGCCACTCAAAAGATTGGCAGATCTGGCTTATAACTATTGGTGGAGTTGGACGAGCGAACGAGTTTTCCTATTTCAAAACATTTCGCCGGAAGCTTGGGAGCGTTACGGGCATAACCCTGTAGCCGTGTTGGAATCGGCTTCTTACGAACGCCTGACCCAATTAGCAGAAGACCCTTTCTACATCAAACATTTATCCCAGGTGGTGGCTGAGTTTGATGCTTACATGAATCAGCAAGATACCTGGGTGAGTCGAGTTGCACCGCAAATTTCCTGGCAAAATCCGATCGCCTATTTCTGTGCTGAGTTTGGCATTCACGAATCTCTCCCCGTTTATTCGGGCGGTTTGGGTATTCTAGCTGGAGATCACCTCAAATCTGCTTCCGATCTGGGCGTACCTCTGATCGGCGTAGGATTGTTGTATCGTCAAGGCTATTTCCGGCAGCGGCTCAATCGTAGTGGTTGGCAAGAAGATTACTACATTGACAATGTTTTCCAGCAAATGCCGCTGGAGTTGATGTTGAACGAACGGGGAGAAGCCCTGACGATCGCGCTGCAAGTTAGACAGCGGATGGTCAAAGTTCAAATTTGGCGGACGCAAGTGGGTAGGGTGAGTCTCTACTTGCTCGATACAGACCGCGAAGACAACGACCCGATCGATCGCTGGCTCACGGGACACCTCTACGGGGGCAACCAAGACACGCGGATCGCCCAAGAGGTGGTTTTGGGGATTGGCGGAGTCAAGGCGCTTACAGCTTTGGGAATTCAGCCCTCAATTCACCACTTGAACGAGGGACACGCTGCGTTTTGCACCCTAGAGATTGCTTGGCAAGAAATGGAGCGGACGGGCAAACCTTTCTACGATGTGGAAGCGAGCGTCCGCAATCGCTGCGTCTTTACGACTCATACCCCCGTACCCGCCGGACACGATGTCTTCTCTCCCGATTTGATGGATTCTCATTTTGCGCAATATTGGGCGCAGTTGCGGCTATCGCGAGAGCAGTTTTTAGCTTTGGGCGCGAAAAGACTGGGCGATCCTTGGGAGCCTTTTGGTATGACTGTCTTAGCGCTGCGGATGTGCCGCGCTGCTAATGGCGTGAGCGAATTGCACGGCAGAGTTTCGCGGCAAATGTGGACTGCTTTGTATCCCGATCGCCCTGAAAACCGCGTACCCATCGGTCACATCACCAATGGCGTTCACGCCCCGACTTGGACGGCTCCGTTGATGGCTGACCTTTATACTCAGTATCTAGGTACAGATTGGCAGACGCGGGCGATCGATCCGGCAATGTGGGCAGATGTCGATCGCATTCCCGATGCGGAATTATGGCAGCGACATCAAGTTTTGAAAGAGCGTTTGATTGCCTTTACCCGTTACAGAATCAAAAAAGCCAGAACGGATCGGGGTGAAGTAGGCGATCGCATCCATGCTGCCGATCTGTTGCTCGATCCCAATGCCCTCACGATTGGTTTCGCCCGTCGCTTCTCCCAATACAAACGGGGCAATCTGCTGTTACGGGATGCGGAAAGAGCGTTGAAGATCTTTGGTAATGCTCAGCGTCCAGTCCAAATTGTCTTTGCTGGTAAAGCTCACCCCGCCGATGAGGAAGGTAAGCGGATCATCCAAAAATTGATGGAGTGGTGTCAGCATTCTGCAATTCAGCATCGAGTGGCGTTTATTGAAGACTACGACATTTACGTAGCACAGAAGTTAGTGCAAGGCGTAGATGTTTGGTTGAATAATCCCCGTCGTCCCCTGGAGGCTTCTGGTACGAGCGGGCAAAAAGTCTGTTTTAATGGCGGGATCAACTGTAGCGTCCTTGATGGTTGGTGGTGCGAAGGCTATCAAGTTGGGATGGATGGCAAGGGAATCAACGGTTGGGCGATCGGTGAAGATGCTCATACAAGCAATCAAGAGTTGCAGGATCGGATCGATTCTGAATCCCTCTACAAGTTATTGGAAGAGGAAATTGCGCCTCTATACTACGATCGCGACAACAACGGCATTCCGCACCGCTGGATTCAAATGATGAAGGCATCGATTAAGACGAATGCACCTCTGTTTAATACGGATCGGATGATCGCCGATTACGTGACGCGCATCTACGCTCCTGGTTGTTCGACAATCTCTACACCAAGTTTGGCTCAAGTGATTGTCTAA
- the treY gene encoding malto-oligosyltrehalose synthase, whose translation MRIPTATYRIQFNSEFKFADAKKITAYLAALGVSDLYASPIFKARTGSTHGYDVVDPTQLNPELGTEADFDALIAEIKQHQLGWLQDIVPNHMAYDSQNVWLMDVLENGSDSAYVEYFDIAWNAPFTDNKEPILAPMLGNFYGESLENGEIQLKYEQTGLTVNYYSLSLPLKLESYATFLTYNLGKLARTLGRRHPDFVKLLAILYILKNISADVVGKQRRQDQTEFVRGLLWELYEGNPEVKAFIDDNIKVFNGEPGNTESFNLLDKLLSEQFFRLSYWKVGAEEINYRRFFTVNELISVKVEELKVFNATHELIAKLVNEGKFTGLRIDHIDGLYDPTQYLERLREKVGDTYITVEKILQIGEDIPNYWQIQGTSGYDYLNYVNGLFCQKANRDKFDEIYRNLTGFITIFPDVVAEKKHLIIDKNLAGDIDNLSVLLKKIAGRYRYGNDFTLNGLKRAIAEVLTRFPIYCTYINAAGISEQDRQYIQAVIQAAKDGTPLLQNELNFIEKLLLLEYEPTLTQAEKDQWLYFVMRMQQYTGPLMAKGVEDTALYVYYRLLSLNEVGGEPDHFGMDLAEFHSFNQHRNQTWTHAMSATSTHDTKRGEDVRARINVLSEIPDEWQQQVRSWMELNRSYKTQHKNSIFPDRNDEYAFYQTLVGAYPFLESEINGFSDRVKEYMLKAIREAKVYTAWLRQNQTYEDACTSFVEAVLNQSENNQFLKEFLPFQKKVSYYGIFNSLSQTLLKSVSPGVPDFYQGTELWDLSLVDPDNRRPVDFEQRNSYLSEIKEKISTNISALIADLLATKEDGRIKLFLTHQILKARTKYLDVFQKGEYQPLEISGKYKENIVAFARSFENTTAIAIAPRFLTSLIQPGEYPFGEVWQDTYIQIPAEIASKWEDTITHQNIQTDGKLPVADTLKEFPVALLIGRK comes from the coding sequence ATGCGCATTCCCACAGCTACTTACCGCATTCAATTTAACTCGGAATTTAAATTTGCAGATGCGAAAAAAATTACCGCGTATCTAGCAGCTTTGGGAGTTTCCGATCTCTACGCTTCACCGATATTTAAAGCTAGAACGGGTAGTACTCACGGTTACGATGTTGTCGATCCAACTCAACTCAATCCCGAACTAGGAACTGAAGCAGATTTTGATGCTTTGATTGCCGAAATTAAACAGCATCAATTAGGTTGGTTGCAAGATATCGTCCCTAACCACATGGCTTATGACAGCCAAAATGTATGGTTGATGGATGTCCTAGAAAATGGGTCTGATTCAGCCTATGTAGAATATTTTGACATTGCTTGGAATGCTCCTTTCACTGATAACAAAGAACCAATCTTAGCACCGATGCTAGGAAATTTTTATGGAGAATCGTTAGAGAATGGAGAAATTCAACTCAAGTACGAACAAACCGGCTTGACTGTCAACTATTACAGTCTAAGCTTGCCGTTAAAACTAGAATCCTATGCAACTTTCTTGACCTACAATTTAGGTAAATTAGCTAGAACGCTAGGTAGAAGACATCCAGATTTTGTTAAACTTCTAGCAATTCTCTACATTCTTAAGAATATCTCTGCTGATGTTGTTGGTAAACAAAGAAGACAAGATCAAACAGAATTTGTTAGAGGCTTACTTTGGGAACTGTATGAAGGCAATCCTGAAGTAAAAGCTTTTATCGATGATAATATTAAGGTTTTTAATGGCGAACCAGGAAATACTGAAAGTTTTAATCTTTTAGATAAGTTACTTTCAGAACAGTTCTTTCGACTTTCTTACTGGAAAGTAGGTGCAGAAGAAATTAATTATCGCAGATTTTTTACAGTCAACGAATTAATCTCAGTCAAAGTAGAAGAACTCAAAGTCTTCAACGCTACTCACGAACTCATTGCAAAATTAGTTAACGAAGGCAAGTTTACAGGTTTAAGAATCGATCACATCGATGGTCTTTACGATCCTACTCAATACTTAGAAAGACTGCGGGAAAAAGTAGGTGATACTTATATCACCGTCGAAAAGATTTTGCAAATTGGGGAAGACATACCTAATTACTGGCAAATTCAGGGGACTTCTGGCTACGATTATCTAAACTATGTGAATGGACTTTTCTGTCAAAAAGCAAATCGAGATAAGTTTGACGAAATTTATCGAAATCTAACCGGATTTATCACGATTTTTCCTGATGTTGTAGCCGAGAAAAAGCATTTAATTATCGATAAAAATCTAGCAGGTGATATTGATAACTTGAGTGTCTTGCTAAAGAAAATTGCGGGTAGATATCGTTATGGTAATGATTTTACTCTCAATGGCTTAAAACGTGCGATCGCAGAAGTTCTCACCCGTTTTCCCATCTATTGTACTTACATCAATGCTGCCGGAATTTCTGAGCAGGATCGACAGTATATTCAAGCAGTCATTCAAGCTGCTAAAGATGGCACACCTCTGTTACAAAACGAACTAAATTTTATCGAGAAACTACTCTTACTAGAATACGAACCCACTCTGACTCAAGCTGAGAAAGACCAGTGGTTATATTTTGTTATGCGAATGCAACAATATACGGGACCGCTGATGGCAAAAGGGGTAGAAGATACAGCTTTATATGTCTATTACCGCTTGCTTTCTTTAAATGAAGTTGGTGGCGAACCAGACCATTTTGGAATGGATTTAGCTGAGTTTCATAGTTTTAACCAACATCGAAATCAGACATGGACTCATGCTATGAGTGCAACTTCAACCCACGATACCAAACGGGGTGAAGATGTGAGGGCGAGAATCAACGTTCTGTCAGAAATTCCTGACGAATGGCAGCAACAAGTTCGTAGTTGGATGGAATTAAATCGTTCTTATAAAACGCAACATAAAAACTCAATTTTTCCCGATCGCAATGATGAATACGCATTTTATCAAACTTTAGTAGGGGCATATCCATTCTTAGAGAGTGAAATAAATGGCTTTAGCGATCGCGTCAAAGAATATATGCTCAAGGCAATTCGCGAAGCAAAAGTCTACACGGCTTGGCTGCGGCAAAATCAGACTTATGAAGATGCTTGCACTAGTTTTGTCGAAGCAGTCTTGAATCAGTCGGAAAACAATCAATTTCTGAAAGAGTTTCTCCCATTTCAAAAGAAGGTTTCTTACTATGGTATCTTTAATTCCCTATCTCAAACTCTGCTAAAATCAGTTTCTCCTGGGGTTCCTGATTTTTACCAAGGAACGGAACTATGGGATTTAAGTTTAGTCGATCCAGATAATCGTCGTCCAGTTGATTTCGAGCAGAGAAACTCTTATTTGTCGGAAATCAAAGAGAAAATTAGCACGAATATTTCTGCTCTAATTGCCGATCTGCTAGCTACAAAGGAAGATGGCAGAATTAAGCTGTTTCTAACTCATCAAATTTTGAAAGCGAGAACGAAATATTTAGATGTTTTTCAAAAAGGAGAATATCAACCTCTAGAAATTAGCGGCAAGTACAAAGAAAATATCGTGGCTTTCGCACGCAGTTTTGAAAATACAACAGCTATTGCGATCGCCCCTCGCTTCTTAACGAGTTTAATTCAACCTGGTGAGTATCCATTTGGCGAAGTTTGGCAAGATACTTATATTCAAATACCTGCCGAAATAGCTTCAAAGTGGGAGGACACAATTACTCATCAAAATATTCAAACTGATGGAAAGTTGCCAGTTGCTGACACGTTGAAAGAGTTTCCCGTAGCGCTGTTAATTGGACGAAAATAA
- the treZ gene encoding malto-oligosyltrehalose trehalohydrolase, with translation MKIGANYLGGDRCEFIVWGPNIESLGVQIVSPEERFLQMEQEDGYWKVVADNIPPGTQYLLELNGGETRPDPASYFQPHGVHKPSQVISHEFTWNDGDWAGVPLDAMIIYELHVGTFTPEGTFTAIIPRLADLKELGVNAIEIMPIAQFPGNIPPDGSCAYRNWGYDGVYPFAVQNSYGTPEELKQLVAACHQQGISVILDVVYNHFGPEGNYTSNFAPYFTQTYRTPWGSAINFDDAHSHDVRHFFIENALYWLREFHIDGLRLDAVHAIYDLGAKHFLAELAEKVREFSERQGRKYYLIAESDLNDPKIIRPKEVGGYELDAQWSDDFHHALHALLTGDSDGYYQDFGKCEDLAKAYRDTFVYDWKYAPHRQRFHGSSARDRTDLAQFVVCIQNHDQIGNQLLGERLSKLISFDALKLAAGAVILSPYIPLLFMGEEYAEEAPFTYFVSHSDPDLIKAVREGRKQEFAAFHAVGDPPDPESSKTFLGCKMDWEKRQEGKHQVIWSWYQKLIQLRTTVPALIKKERNSIEAGADEQQKIVWWRRWSDDSQILCLMNFNQNDVSFAPELSHNNWQKILDSADEKWQGSGTVAPDKINSGEEIKLRSYNFVLYENT, from the coding sequence ATGAAAATTGGTGCTAACTATTTAGGCGGCGATCGCTGTGAATTTATCGTGTGGGGACCGAATATCGAGTCACTGGGCGTTCAAATTGTATCCCCCGAAGAACGCTTTTTGCAGATGGAACAGGAAGATGGCTACTGGAAAGTTGTAGCCGATAATATCCCTCCAGGTACGCAATATCTTCTGGAATTAAATGGTGGCGAAACTCGCCCCGACCCAGCTTCCTATTTTCAACCGCATGGCGTACATAAGCCTTCTCAAGTGATAAGCCATGAATTTACTTGGAATGATGGCGATTGGGCTGGCGTACCGCTAGACGCGATGATTATTTATGAATTACATGTCGGTACGTTTACCCCAGAAGGGACTTTTACTGCAATTATTCCCCGTTTGGCAGATTTGAAAGAGTTGGGAGTCAACGCGATCGAAATTATGCCGATCGCGCAATTTCCTGGCAATATTCCCCCAGATGGGAGTTGCGCCTATCGCAACTGGGGCTACGATGGGGTTTACCCGTTTGCCGTGCAAAATTCCTACGGTACTCCCGAAGAGTTAAAGCAATTAGTTGCAGCTTGTCATCAACAGGGAATTTCGGTGATTCTCGATGTGGTGTACAACCATTTTGGACCTGAAGGTAATTACACCAGCAATTTTGCTCCTTATTTTACTCAAACCTACCGCACTCCTTGGGGCAGCGCCATTAATTTTGATGATGCCCACAGTCACGACGTGCGCCACTTTTTTATCGAAAATGCCCTTTATTGGCTGCGAGAATTTCATATCGATGGTTTGCGATTAGATGCAGTTCACGCGATTTACGATTTAGGCGCAAAACACTTTTTAGCGGAATTAGCCGAAAAAGTTCGAGAATTTTCTGAACGACAAGGGAGAAAGTATTACTTAATTGCTGAAAGCGATTTAAACGATCCAAAAATTATTCGTCCCAAAGAAGTAGGTGGATACGAACTTGATGCTCAGTGGAGCGATGATTTTCACCATGCTTTACATGCATTATTAACAGGCGATAGTGACGGTTATTATCAAGACTTTGGTAAATGCGAAGACTTGGCAAAAGCCTATCGCGATACATTTGTCTATGACTGGAAATATGCACCTCATCGTCAGAGATTTCATGGTAGTTCTGCTCGCGATCGCACCGATCTCGCTCAATTTGTCGTTTGCATTCAAAATCACGATCAAATTGGCAATCAGTTGTTAGGAGAAAGACTATCAAAACTCATCTCTTTTGATGCTCTCAAACTAGCTGCTGGAGCGGTAATTCTTTCACCTTATATTCCTCTGCTATTCATGGGTGAAGAGTATGCCGAAGAAGCACCTTTTACATACTTTGTCAGCCACTCTGACCCAGATTTAATTAAAGCAGTTCGTGAGGGCAGAAAACAGGAATTTGCTGCCTTTCACGCCGTAGGAGACCCACCCGATCCAGAATCTTCCAAAACTTTTCTCGGCTGTAAAATGGATTGGGAAAAACGCCAAGAAGGTAAACACCAAGTTATCTGGTCTTGGTATCAAAAATTAATTCAACTTCGCACTACTGTTCCTGCTTTAATTAAAAAAGAAAGAAACAGCATAGAAGCAGGTGCAGACGAACAACAAAAAATTGTCTGGTGGCGGCGATGGAGTGACGACAGCCAAATTCTTTGTCTGATGAACTTCAACCAAAATGATGTTAGCTTCGCACCAGAACTCAGCCACAATAATTGGCAAAAGATTCTCGATTCTGCCGATGAAAAATGGCAAGGTTCCGGTACTGTCGCCCCAGATAAAATCAATTCGGGCGAAGAAATAAAACTGCGATCGTACAACTTTGTACTTTACGAAAACACGTAG